A single region of the Syntrophorhabdaceae bacterium genome encodes:
- a CDS encoding BON domain-containing protein gives MVRKNIFLAVLFVSVTFLASSYVACFAQPADNTGTNKRDRSQEELTAEKQGQSKQDLEITQKIRRAITSDKSMSTYARNVKIITTEGKVTLKGPVRSEDEKKSVEEKAAQIAGNENVKSEIDIAPKKKGK, from the coding sequence ATGGTCAGAAAAAACATATTCCTTGCGGTATTATTCGTATCCGTCACATTTCTGGCAAGTAGCTACGTGGCATGTTTTGCTCAGCCTGCCGATAATACGGGAACCAATAAAAGGGACCGATCGCAGGAAGAGCTTACTGCGGAAAAACAGGGTCAATCGAAACAGGACCTCGAGATTACCCAGAAGATCCGTCGGGCGATCACGAGCGACAAATCAATGTCAACATACGCACGTAATGTGAAGATCATTACTACCGAAGGAAAAGTCACATTAAAAGGACCCGTCAGATCAGAGGACGAAAAAAAGAGTGTCGAGGAGAAAGCGGCCCAGATAGCGGGAAATGAAAACGTGAAGAGCGAGATTGATATCGCCCCTAAAAAGAAAGG